The DNA region CAAAAAATGCGTTTCCAAATTGGTGATTCACTGTGTAAGTATTTAGTATGCTCTTTCTCTTTacttttcattatatttttattaatcgATCTCAATCTTTTGGGCATAAGGCTTTGATGTTGTTGTCATTGTGGAGTTATCGTTTTTCATTAGTTTATGCATTTTCTTGTTATCGAATTCATGGGTAATGTATATGGactaatattaaataataaataataaatataagaaaatgATTAATGATAGTCATATGACCATCACAAATACACAAGTTAGAAATCTGAACAAGATTAGAAAAACAAGAGTCATGAACAATTAACTAGTCGTAAAAATTGAATGGTACTTATGGGGTTTAGTTTTGTATAAAGCAGTGGGCAAACGCTTTATATGTGGGTAGGGGCCACAAAAGGAGGGTCCTAAGCGATCATTCATTTCGCCCGTAGTGAGACACTCTGATGCGAAGTTCTAGGCCAATTAAAAGTGTCCAACCTCCTAGGGCCCCTGAAAACAGGAgccttatatattaataaatttcttatagTTTATCGGTCAAATATAGCTCAGATATTGTTGTTTAAGGGTTCAAAACTTACCAACGTTAAATTTTGGTTCTTATGTTACcatcaatgatcgataaagagTCTCAATTTTCTGaacatcaaaaaatatatagGATTCTATAATATTTGCTCAGCCTCTGCATACGACCCATTCAAACTTCAATTTAAGTGGAAGCCACTTATGACTTTGAATGAAATATTGTTGTTGATTATAAGAATGCTTGAAATTAACAAACAGATAAATTGAAGTTAAGATTGTAACCCATTTCCCCTTATTTCAGTGTTCAAATACCCAGCAGCAACAGATTCAGTGCTACAAGTATCAAAACAAGACTTTGACAATTGCAACACAAACTTACCAATTGCAAAGTATACTGATGGAAATACAGAGTTTAAGCTAACCAAGTCAGGCCCTTATTACTTCATCAGTGGCAACAAAGACAATTGTAACAAAAATGAGAAGCTTGTGGTGATTGTTATGGCTGATAGAACTGCCAACAAAAACTCACCACCTTCTCCTCTGCCTTCGCCTACGCCTTTGCCTTCGCCTCCAACCATCACACCTTCGCCCGCCCCGACCACCAGCAGTGATCAACAACCACCAGTTGCGTCCCCACCATCTGATGAGGGGTCCACCCCAGCTCCCTCAGCTGATTCTAACCCTCCTAAAAATAATGCTGCATTTTATGTTTTGAGCTTTGTGGGTTCTATTGGTGCATTTGTGGGTTCTTCTCTATTCCTTGCTTTCTAAAAGGTAGTCATTGGAAAAGTTTGTGCTTGTGTATGATAGGGGCATTTTCTAATTTgttctattttctcttttttttttagttactCTTTTGTGGTTATGAATGTATGTGAGCTTTTGATTTAATTGATTGTATTTTGTGAATGTTGTATGTGTTGGATGAATAAGATCAAGGGGGTCACACTTTGCGTTGTGATTCTTAAGTTGAGGGCTAATTGTATAGGCAAAGataaatgaattatattttattgtgtgaAAAATATATGTTAGTTAGATTGGTATTGAATTATAATCTGATTATATTTCAAGATCAATAAATAAGTTTTAGTTAGATAATTACCATatcttataaaataataaaatgtgcATAAGAATTGCACTTGATTGAGTTATGAAATTATAATCTACTATGGTGATTCCGAGGTCCGGTCTCGTGTTTTACACAACTAGATGTACTAAAAATCTCTGCAAACTTTAAcggtcgtcatttctcgctcaaTTGTCGGAATTAGGCATATATATGTCTTTGGAAAGTTCTTGAAGTGTAttttctaatgccgcaaaccttgcattaataaggcttttctataaaaagttatgcccaaaagattaaacatatatcaaatttcagcacaagtAAACTTTAAACAATCGTCAATTCTCGCTCGGTTgtcggaattgggcatataatatatcattggaaagatcttgaagtctaagttctaatgccgcaaacattgcattaatgtgattttcctatcaaaatttttggccaaaagagtgaacatatatcaaatttcagcacaaaacATGTGACTAGGtgtattttctgattttaaaaattattttcttttttaaaattaatatttttattttaatttaattattattaataaatttagtttaataataatattattatttttataattaaaaattaatttaggacgttttagtaattttattaaaaaaaagatcaCTGACGATTTTTAAGGATTGGGATTGTTTTTGTTGATGACTTCTAAACAACTAGattcaaaaaaattcataatttagtAACTTTGCATCACGCGGATTGTGTTTTGATGTCAGACAAACTAGATAATACCCGTGCGATGCAtggatttattaaattttttgatatatttgtttaaacaaaaaaattttaaatttatggcttttgttttaaacatctCAATATATCctatactcatttaataaacaacattataaatattttataaataattgaaagaaaataaaataaaatatatgattttctaatatattaaatgatatgacctaaaaagtaaaaaaatcaatcaatattgataatattgtagttataattaaaaaataaaaaagtcaaagatataaacATAAGTAATAAAtgcaatgacatcatcattgagttttagacagaaaattttttattaaaaaataacatgtaaataattttaaaaaatgatgacATTAGCTgtatttttttaagtaataaataTAGTTGTACATACGACATATCCCACAGCAAAGTAAATGTTACATAGGTAATTGTGACAGTTTAAATTACAACGGGTACGTATTCAATTATGCAGATTCGAAACTGGTTATAtaatagagaaaattataataaactacttATTCTATACccctttttgcaaaaaactaccttatttaaaattttttgcaaaaaactaccttatataatacatttttttgcaaaacactaccttataacggtttttagcgTTTGACCGTTTAAATTAaccgttgactatcacgtgatagtcacgtgaCCTTATAaacctttccttcttcttcatttcagccTCTTCCAGGCATCTGAACAAACTAGCTCTTGGGTATAATTTTCTTTCTGGAAACATCACAGAAGATATCAGAAGCTGTACTCAGCTTCAATACTTAGATTTGGGTAACAAAAACTTTTCTAGTTTAATCCCTAATTTTTCCAGTTTAACCCAATTGAAGTTCTTATACTTACAATTAAGTGGATATTTTTGGGGTTTTTCCATGGAATTCTTTCACTAAAATCACTACCCTTGTTGAGCTTAATATTGGAGATAACCCTTTTGATATTACTCCATTTCCTAAACGAATTCTTCAATTAAAGAATTTAAATGTCTTACTTCTGTATAATTGTAGCATTTTTGGGCAAATTCCGTCAGAAATTGGAAATTTAACAGACCTAATTGATCTTGAATTATCACAAAATTTCTTATCTGGGTCAATTCCATtagaaatttcaaatttaaaaaatctaaaGTACCTTAAAATCTGGAGAAACAATCTTACCGAAAAATTACCATTTGGGTTCAGAAATCTGACAAATTTGGAGCAATTTGATGCTTATAATAACAAATTAGAAGGTGATTTATCTGAGTTGAAATTCTTGAATAAGCTTGTTTGGCTTCAATTATACAACAACAATTTCTCAGGTGAAATTCCAGCATAATTTGGGGAATCCAAATGCCTGGAAGAGGTTGAAATTAAGAAGAAGGAAAGGTTTATAAGGTCACATGACTATCATGTGATAGTCAACGGTTAATTTAAACGGTCAAAcgctaaaaaccgttataaggtagtgttttgcaaagaaaggtattatataaggtagttttttgcaaaaaactttagataaggtagttttttgcaaaaaattttagataaggtagttttttgcaaaaagggTATAAaataggtagtttattataattttctctttatGAGTTATgggaatatttttaatttgatgatttcTCATGTCTTGATTATAATGAAGTGTTGTATATGagtagatgtatatataaattGAGTTGTGTAAGTGTTAAGAGTTTTGGTTGGTTCACTATTGAGATTCAATTAGTAGTAGTGATTGTGGGTTTGTATGTATTGTGGTTTAGTTTTGTAATTATAAGAATGAGATTAAAGggatttaatgatttaaataataaaaaaatatgtatatatataaaaaaagggaCAGCAACTACTGTCTCGATAGTCGCGCCCCGATCCGAGATGTCGAGTGTGTTTTGTTGTCGTTTCACTTATCTGTTGTATTCAGAACTCGTTAaacgctaaaattaattaaaaatggtaaatggatgttagaaattatgaaatttggtacccaaggtaattgatgccttCCAGACACAGTGGCGAAGTCGAATTTTtcgtttgaattttctaaactgtccgaaatggccgtTTAAGTTACTGGTTAGATTTCAAATTTTGGAATTTTTGGAATTTGGgtgaaatcatttaaaattataaagttttagtAGTGCCTTAatggtatggagtggattaaatgtgtaaacacgttctaatacgtgatttttgtatgtgttgtgtttaggacctcgattcataagaggttgagatTCAAATCGCGAAGCGCTTGAGTTGCTTTAATCGTGCTACTAaagtacacgcttagaccatacaaTTGTAATCggttatgtaaagtaatgttgtaCTCATTCTATATTGTGATGTGGTTTATCACGTAAGATTTAGACCCCTAAAATAATTGGTAAAgagttttaaatttgaatttgaggaTGGTTGTCTAGTTACCTAAATGGGGCTATTTAATTGGAATTGGAATAtcattgttattgttcccatggaagtttggatcattacgatcaccatgggggtatgcatacttgtgcctttgacgacccgaacaggacgggcaacgtcttaggttggaggttgccttgggattagctctcccttgtgtattcctccaaaatttTGAGAATACTCTGTCAATCCGAACTGGACGGGCAACGACATGAGTTGGGGTTTGGAAAGTCAAACGTGACAATTAActaatagagcctttgcatgctaggatgaactcattACTTGTGTGTAACTCAAATAATACATTGTATgttgtctctgacgtgtattgttaTGTGCTTTGGAACTTGTTATGATGTTGTTattcgacgactagtaggttgacttGCAGGTGGGGACTAGTGTGTGAGGACTCTTCTAATAGAACCTGTAGTCGAGCTGACTATCATGCCGAAAttactattagaattttatccatctaaactttattatttttatttcagttAGTACATTTTGAATTGGATTGTATAGGCCAGTAGGTTCTCAAGTTGTAGTTTTAGACTTCCGCTGTCTTGTTATTTCgtcattactattttatttctttatcgcTAGAACGTCATCGGTCCTAAAAATGGTTTAATTTAATGTCCGATGCGTGGACTAAAATTCATATTTGAGTGAATTTATCCGGTTCACTTTAACCCGTATTATTACAACTCCACTTAgcgtttttgaaaaaaatatcaagAACACCGGTATTTCGAACCCCACCCAGATCGAACCCCACCAAACCACCTTCACTTCAACAACCACACCAAAATACCACCATTCACCTCCCCTTCGACCACAACCCATACCCCACCGACTCAGTTACTGTACCAAACCACTAGTTGTACCTAGTTTTAAGAAGAATTTGCACAATTTCATAGAACTATTACTTGTGCTCATACAAATGGTACCAATCAATCAAACAATCAACAAATTGTAAAGATATATTTGTTTAATTCCGAAATAAGTTTATATATGATCACTTGATTTT from Amaranthus tricolor cultivar Red isolate AtriRed21 chromosome 3, ASM2621246v1, whole genome shotgun sequence includes:
- the LOC130807235 gene encoding early nodulin-like protein 9; amino-acid sequence: MEVKNYKFVNALRALIGVVSLVLLMNRGEATTFSVGGSKGWSVPSDNAPVFNEWAQKMRFQIGDSLLFKYPAATDSVLQVSKQDFDNCNTNLPIAKYTDGNTEFKLTKSGPYYFISGNKDNCNKNEKLVVIVMADRTANKNSPPSPLPSPTPLPSPPTITPSPAPTTSSDQQPPVASPPSDEGSTPAPSADSNPPKNNAAFYVLSFVGSIGAFVGSSLFLAF